A window of Malania oleifera isolate guangnan ecotype guangnan chromosome 5, ASM2987363v1, whole genome shotgun sequence contains these coding sequences:
- the LOC131156022 gene encoding uncharacterized protein LOC131156022, translating into MVISWLLNSISKDISSSIIYCESASVIWADLKEQYSQVNGPPLYKLKQNISNHVQGSLSVTLYFAKLKGLRDELAEIQSPHICTCSTCTCGACKNNLAQQESDNMLTFLMGLNESYGVTCGHILLMDPLPIVSHTYALVMQEERHCNISTPPSIEGIALATSNYPPQKDSRLGPPKRSLKCNHGGKDGHTIDRYYRIHGFPPGSCNSKPVTSSKHSANQVSSTTSSFPFTPK; encoded by the coding sequence ATGGTAATATCCTGGCTTCTCAATTCCATTTCTAAAGATATTTCTTCCAGCATAATCTATTGTGAATCCGCTTCTGTCATTTGGGCCGATTTAAAGGAACAGTATTCTCAAGTCAATGGGCCACCTCTTTACAAActtaaacaaaatattagtaATCATGTTCAAGGTTCTCTTTCAGTTACATTATATTTTGCAAAGTTGAAGGGCTTAAGGGATGAGTTGGCTGAAATTCAATCCCCGCACATTTGCACATGCAGTACCTGCACTTGTGGTGCTTGTAAGAACAATCTGGCCCAACAAGAATCTGACAATATGTTGACCTTTCTTATGGGCCTCAATGAATCCTACGGTGTAACTTGTGGACATATACTATTGATGGATCCACTTCCAATTGTAAGTCATACCTATGCCCTGGTCATGCAAGAAGAACGCCACTGCAACATCTCGACTCCACCATCCATTGAAGGCATTGCTTTGGCCACCTCCAACTATCCACCACAGAAAGACAGCCGACTAGGTCCACCTAAAAGGTCCCTCAAATGCAATCATGGTGGGAAAGATGGGCACACTATTGATCGCTATTATCGCATCCATGGCTTCCCTCCGGGATCTTGTAACTCTAAGCCTGTCACAAGTTCCAAGCATAGTGCCAATCAAGTTTCCTCTACTACCAGCAGTTTTCCTTTTACCCCCAAGTAA